One genomic segment of Brassica napus cultivar Da-Ae chromosome A3, Da-Ae, whole genome shotgun sequence includes these proteins:
- the LOC106420794 gene encoding F-box protein At1g59680-like, with protein MAMAMSDLPGELVTEILSRVPLTSLRALRCTCKTWEVLSKTHIVAKTDAEGTFLGFMVIDYNLYSMKLDLQGTRDNGNLVYRPSIERVWLLEQAEIWEVFHWDGLLLCVIKDETRLLVWNPYLRQLRWIQTRDKLHSAYMYGLGYGNNNNNDRNHKILRVLDVTKSSEPGPLFEIYDFNSSSWRVLDVDPGNCVIKSGVSLKGNTYFLAEETCLEGFVVESQYILLCFDFTAERFGQRLILPFGAGVRFIKTVVLSRVRDEQLAVLHQPEDNNVMEFWITSKIEPNAASWTRFLRVEMTPQSFVTESFFIDEEKKLALVSGFFKLFRHIYKRAYIIREQGCIESVEMRKDREPGNKLVFSSYAPSLVQLQINR; from the coding sequence ATGGCGATGGCTATGTCTGATCTTCCAGGGGAATTGGTAACGGAGATATTATCTAGGGTTCCATTGACATCTCTTAGGGCACTGCGATGCACTTGTAAAACGTGGGAAGTTTTATCAAAAACCCACATAGTTGCTAAAACAGACGCAGAGGGCACGTTTCTAGGGTTCATGGTAATAGATTATAACCTTTATTCAATGAAACTTGATCTGCAAGGAACCCGCGACAACGGCAACTTGGTTTATCGTCCCTCTATTGAGAGAGTATGGTTACTTGAACAAGCTGAGATATGGGAAGTCTTTCACTGGGACGGCTTGCTGTTATGCGTCATCAAAGATGAGACGCGGCTTCTTGTGTGGAACCCGTATTTGAGACAACTCAGGTGGATCCAAACCAGGGACAAACTCCATTCAGCATACATGTATGGTCTCGGATatggaaacaacaacaacaacgatcGTAACCACAAGATCTTGAGGGTTTTGGACGTTACTAAGTCCTCAGAACCTGGTCCCTTATTCGAAATCTACGATTTTAACTCAAGTTCATGGAGAGTTCTTGATGTCGATCCCGGCAACTGCGTTATAAAAAGTGGCGTGTCTCTCAAGGGAAACACTTACTTTTTGGCTGAAGAAACTTGCTTGGAAGGGTTTGTTGTTGAGAGTCAATATATCTTACTATGTTTCGATTTTACAGCAGAGAGGTTTGGACAGCGTCTTATTCTGCCGTTTGGTGCTGGTGTTAGGTTTATAAAAACCGTGGTTCTTTCTCGTGTTAGAGATGAGCAGCTCGCTGTGTTACATCAACCCGAAGACAATAATGTAATGGAGTTTTGGATTACGAGCAAGATTGAGCCCAATGCtgcatcttggaccaggttcTTGAGAGTGGAGATGACACCGCAAAGCTTTGTGACTGAgagtttcttcattgatgagGAGAAGAAACTGGCTCTTGTTTCCGGATTCTTTAAGTTGTTTAGACATATTTACAAAAGAGCTTATATCATTAGAGAACAAGGATGCATCGAATCTGTGGAGATGAGAAAAGATAGGGAACCTGGAAACAAACTTGTCTTCTCTTCTTATGCTCCAAGTTTGGTGCAACTACAAATCAATCGATGA